The sequence TCCCTTAACGATGCGGGTCGAGGGTTATTAGTCTATTCGGAATGCTGTAGACATAGTGCCGACCTGGAAGGGCAAAAAGTTCCGAATCATTTCGTGCCTGGATCATTTCATCATCTTTCCGATGAGCAACTAGTTGGGTGGCACCCACGCTTTGCAGAAATCCTTGCAACAAAGGGCGCAACCATAGTTTAACATGTCCGCTTTATCCTCTTCCGATCATCTTATAAAACCAGCGCTCAACGAAGCATTTTTAACTCAAAACCCAGCACTAGGTGCGGCAGCGCTGTGGCGAGCCGCTTGTGGCTATCAGGCAGTCCATAAAACACGTCAGTCACTGCCTTTACCACTAGCCTTTACGATAGTTCCGATGGTATTCAATGAAGCATTATTTAGTGTCCTATCCCGAACATATCGAGAGTCAGGGTTACGAAAGTTTACCGAAAAGTTTGCCGAAACGAAAGACGCTAAAAGTGATATTTTACTTTCGCTTCACGATCGATGTTTTCGGTGGCGGGATATTTCATGGGCATCGTTGCGCATAGCGTTTGCTACGCGCTTGTTGATTCTCACATCAGATGCCGTGCTCGTTCCCTTGAGCGAAACGCCTGCACGTGGAATCCCTCCAAAAATGGCAACGTTGCTCAAGAATGCCGAAAAACTGGGCGCTTGGTATGGCGAGCTTTCCATTCACGAGGTTGCAACTCTTTTAAAGATCCGATTTTAGCTATGCTTTTTCAAATTAAAGAAGTAATTCTTTGGCCGCGCAATTCGGCACTTAAGCCTCGACGGATTCCTTTCAAGACTGGGGCCGTGAATGTGATTACAGGCGCATCAAGAACAGGCAAATCTGCGGTGATACCGATTATTGACTATTGTCTCGGTTCTCACACTTGCAGTATTCCTGTCAAGACGATACGCCAGGCCTGCTCGTGGTTTGGCGTATTGGTGGAGACAGATCAAGGCGAGAAGCTATTTGCGCGACGGGAACCAGGATCTCAACAGGGAACTGACCACATGTTTGTCAAAGAGGGCAAAGCTGTAGATATACCGGATACTATAGCCGAAAAAACAACAACAGCTGACCAAGTGCGCCGGAGTCTCGACGAATTGGCAGGCCTTACTAAACTCGACTTTTCAGCGGGGGATAATTCAGCAACCAATCGAAGTGGTCGCCCAAGCTTCCGCGATATGGCCGCATTTACTTTTCAGCCGCAAAACGTCGTAGCTAATCCTGATATCTTATTTTTCAAAGCTGATACTTATGATCATCGTCAAAAGCTAAGGACGATTTTCCCTTACGTCCTGGGTGCCATTACTCCAGATCAACTTGCCAAAGAGCATGAGCTTGATCAACAGCAGAGAGAATTGAAACGAAAAGAGAGGGAGCTTGTAACAGCCCGAGAAATATCTGCAAGATGGCTGGCGGAAATTCGCAATCATGTTTCAACAGCCAGAGAGCTAGGACTTCTGAGAGAGGAACCGCCTACTTTGTTGGGAAAACCCGAGATGCTTGCTCTCCTTACGGAGATCGTGAATAGAACAGACCATACCCTCAAAGTCACGGCTGAGACACTTGGGGATTCCCTGTCTGAACTGCGTGCCTTGGAAAAAGAAGAATCCCAAATCTCTCAAGAACTCACATCACTTCGTCGTAGACTGAATGAGATGAGAAGATTGACTGAAAGTGTAGATCAGTATTCTCAGGCTCTACAAGTCCAGCGTGATCGACTCAAGGTATCTGACTGGCTGTCTGATCAGCATTCCCCAGAGGCTGACTGTCCCGTGTGTGGCCATGATCTTACTCGTGCCACAAACGATCTCGAAATTCTAGTCAGTTCACTTCGGCGAGTCGAAGAAGAAGCTGGGGTTGCACGAGGCATTCCTGCTGCATTTGATTTAGAGATGCAGCGTGTAAATGCAGATGTGAAGATTTACGCAGAAAAGTTGGAAGCAGTTCAAATCAGGCGCTCTGCACTCACAACCCGATCAACTGAGGCTAAGAAAGAGCAATTTCGAGCAAAACAGGTCGAACGATTCGTGGGTAATCTTGAAACGTCATTGTCATTTTATGAACGCCTGGGAGAAGACAGTGCATTGGCAGCAGAAGTAGATAAGTTAGCGAAATCAGTTGAGATTTTACGAGATCAGGTTCGCCCTGACCAAGTAAATGCTCGCAAACGGTTTGCTTTAGATCGCGTGAATGGACACGCTCAAAAAATGCTGTTACGTTTGGACGTTGAAGATCCTGATGCACCGGTTTTTTTGAGTGCAGATGATCTTACTGTCCGCATTGCTGGCGAAGATCGTAGGCACCTTCTTTCTGAAATTGGAAGTGGTTCTAACTGGCTCGGATATCATGTGGCCACAGTCTTAGCGCTGCATTGGTTTTTCATGGATCTTCCTCACAGCCCTGTGCCCCAGTTCATGGTCTTTGATCAACCTAGCCAAGTCTATTTTCCTAAAAAATTAGCAGGTGCTCAAAATGACACAGAGCCCACAATTCTGGACGAAGATGTGAGTGCTGTAAGGAAAGCATTCAAAGTCTTTGATCATTTCACAAAAAAATTCGGCCCTCGTTTTCAAATCATCGTCCTTGATCATGCTTCTGAAAACGTCTGGGGTAATTTAGCTCAAACACATCTGGTTGAGGAGTGGCGTGATGGTGCAAAGCTAGTTCCGATCGAATGGCTTAGCTAGTATCAAACCTCGGCAATTAGACTAAAGCGTATAGTACTTACAGACACAAAATCGCAGTGTGACGAAGGCAAATTTGCAGCACATTCTCTGAGAATCGGGCAACGCAGCATCACAAGTTAATTATTTCCTTCGCCACTACTGTATGACTTCCATATGTTCATTCCGCTTCCAAATATTTATCGATACTCCCAAAAGCGGGAATCGTTGGTTGTAGCTTAATCCGCTACACGTCTGTGCCATAAATTAGCAAAAGATCCTTTGTGGAGGTCTACTTGCACTACGAAATAGGCACGGGTAGACAGCTATCGAGCCTTTTTCCTCATACAGATTCAAAATAGATGTCCCTCAGTCACCCACTTTTCCACGGGCTGTATTTTATCCATTCCTAGGGCTGACTGAAGCGAGCCTCCCAGAGACATGCGGCATGAATGATTAGGTGGCTTCGGACAGGCCTATATAGTTCAGCAGCAGAGTCGTGGAAATTTTGTACATAAATCCACTCCCTGTGGGAGAAGGGCCACCGGCAGTGAAAATTATTTTGTGTTTTATAAATTATATTACCTGGACAGAAATTTTGTCTCATTGATTCCAATCTCTCGATCAAAAAATCAAGTCCCTCGCTTACCTGACTTTTGACCGGATTTTGTGTTTTTTGGCTTCGCTCGTGACTGGGGCAAGTTCTGGCGATTGCCAGTGTTGGTGGCTAGGAATGATCCGAGTCCGACAGTGACGCGCTTCTTTTGGGCAACGTAATGCTGTGCCGTGATGGCAACGTCGGCATGACGTAGGAACCGGGAAGCGTCTAATAGTCCATCTTTTGCGGCGATCTGTGAGCCAGCTTCCTTCCTCAACGTGTGCAGAGGCGTGCGGGCCTTGACACCGTGCTTACGCAACCATGTGACGAGGCG is a genomic window of Prosthecobacter debontii containing:
- a CDS encoding three component ABC system middle component; the protein is MSALSSSDHLIKPALNEAFLTQNPALGAAALWRAACGYQAVHKTRQSLPLPLAFTIVPMVFNEALFSVLSRTYRESGLRKFTEKFAETKDAKSDILLSLHDRCFRWRDISWASLRIAFATRLLILTSDAVLVPLSETPARGIPPKMATLLKNAEKLGAWYGELSIHEVATLLKIRF
- a CDS encoding DUF3732 domain-containing protein is translated as MLFQIKEVILWPRNSALKPRRIPFKTGAVNVITGASRTGKSAVIPIIDYCLGSHTCSIPVKTIRQACSWFGVLVETDQGEKLFARREPGSQQGTDHMFVKEGKAVDIPDTIAEKTTTADQVRRSLDELAGLTKLDFSAGDNSATNRSGRPSFRDMAAFTFQPQNVVANPDILFFKADTYDHRQKLRTIFPYVLGAITPDQLAKEHELDQQQRELKRKERELVTAREISARWLAEIRNHVSTARELGLLREEPPTLLGKPEMLALLTEIVNRTDHTLKVTAETLGDSLSELRALEKEESQISQELTSLRRRLNEMRRLTESVDQYSQALQVQRDRLKVSDWLSDQHSPEADCPVCGHDLTRATNDLEILVSSLRRVEEEAGVARGIPAAFDLEMQRVNADVKIYAEKLEAVQIRRSALTTRSTEAKKEQFRAKQVERFVGNLETSLSFYERLGEDSALAAEVDKLAKSVEILRDQVRPDQVNARKRFALDRVNGHAQKMLLRLDVEDPDAPVFLSADDLTVRIAGEDRRHLLSEIGSGSNWLGYHVATVLALHWFFMDLPHSPVPQFMVFDQPSQVYFPKKLAGAQNDTEPTILDEDVSAVRKAFKVFDHFTKKFGPRFQIIVLDHASENVWGNLAQTHLVEEWRDGAKLVPIEWLS